The following coding sequences lie in one Candidatus Rokuibacteriota bacterium genomic window:
- a CDS encoding outer membrane protein transport protein, with protein sequence MTRSKWWLLAPALLLVLSGAAPGEGGGLSNTETFGGFEFNFNNPGARALGMGGAFIAVADDATAVVTNPAGLVTLQRPEISAEVKFTKFTNTIRNFSATEQEALAGSVRSRDFDDEVTTPSFFSFVYPTERLVVAVFMRELVNFKTSFMTEGAILPDGFRFFPGGFRLFPVKSDLELTALNLGAGVGINLAKVHPLLPSLGASIEFSHGVVSSKLQRFSLATFEGPPDFSQDNVRVTTLVSGEDISAGFNVGALWRPLKDLSLGAVFRRGPRFEMQQTVERGPTLFPGSRSFFDFAVKVPDVYGAGVSYRLFDRLTVGLDVVRIRYSQLLGDFQIIFFTPDQPLTQPGQYRLDDATEVHVGAEYVFFVRNALFALRAGFFTDPDHKIRFTGPANHLVERALFPGGRDQNHYTGGFGVVPIPGLQIDFAVNRSDTVNEFVVSTVFRF encoded by the coding sequence ATGACTCGCTCGAAATGGTGGCTGCTCGCTCCTGCACTCCTACTGGTCTTGTCCGGTGCCGCGCCCGGCGAGGGGGGCGGGCTGTCCAACACCGAAACGTTCGGCGGGTTCGAATTCAACTTCAATAACCCGGGGGCCCGGGCGCTCGGAATGGGTGGGGCGTTCATCGCAGTGGCCGATGACGCGACGGCTGTGGTGACTAATCCGGCCGGACTCGTCACCCTCCAGCGCCCTGAGATCTCCGCCGAAGTCAAGTTCACCAAGTTCACGAACACCATCAGGAACTTCTCGGCCACCGAGCAGGAGGCGCTGGCGGGTAGCGTCCGCAGCCGGGATTTCGACGACGAGGTCACCACGCCGTCGTTTTTCAGCTTTGTGTATCCGACGGAACGCCTGGTGGTGGCTGTCTTCATGAGAGAGCTGGTAAACTTCAAGACCAGCTTCATGACGGAGGGCGCGATCCTGCCTGACGGGTTCCGCTTCTTCCCGGGCGGGTTCAGGCTTTTTCCGGTCAAGTCTGACCTCGAACTTACTGCTCTCAATTTGGGAGCCGGAGTCGGCATCAACCTTGCGAAAGTTCACCCGCTCCTCCCTAGCCTCGGGGCGAGCATCGAGTTTTCGCACGGTGTGGTGAGCTCGAAGTTGCAACGCTTTTCCCTCGCTACATTTGAGGGGCCCCCGGACTTTTCTCAGGACAATGTTCGGGTGACAACCTTGGTGAGCGGAGAGGACATCAGTGCTGGGTTTAACGTGGGGGCGCTGTGGCGGCCATTGAAGGATCTCTCCCTCGGTGCAGTCTTCCGAAGGGGGCCGAGGTTCGAGATGCAGCAGACGGTAGAGCGCGGTCCGACCCTCTTTCCTGGCTCTCGGAGTTTCTTCGACTTCGCGGTCAAGGTTCCGGACGTCTATGGGGCAGGCGTGTCGTATCGGCTATTCGACCGCCTGACGGTCGGGCTCGACGTGGTCCGGATCCGATATTCGCAGCTTCTTGGAGACTTTCAGATTATCTTTTTCACTCCGGATCAGCCGTTGACCCAGCCGGGACAGTATCGGCTGGACGATGCGACGGAGGTCCACGTTGGAGCCGAGTACGTCTTCTTCGTCCGCAATGCCCTGTTTGCTCTCCGGGCGGGGTTTTTCACGGATCCCGATCACAAGATCCGTTTTACCGGACCTGCCAATCATCTGGTCGAGCGCGCCCTGTTTCCCGGCGGGAGAGACCAAAACCACTACACCGGCGGCTTCGGCGTGGTGCCCATCCCCGGCCTCCAGATCGACTTCGCCGTGAACCGGTCGGACACGGTGAACGAGTTCGTGGTCTCGACGGTCTTCCGCTTCTAG